The following nucleotide sequence is from Methanobrevibacter arboriphilus JCM 13429 = DSM 1125.
CCAACAAGCTGACCAGAAATAGTAACATTGTTGCCAATATTCACTGAATCTAGATTAACAATGATAGTAGAATTAGTATCATTCAAATTCACAGTAAAACTAGTTGCATTAGTAAAACCAGTATAATTATCATTACCAGCATAGCTAACAGTAACAGTTATGTTTCCTGTGCGGTTAGTTGTGTAATTAAGACTCCAACCACCATTAGAATTAATAGTAACATTATTATAAACATTACCATCAACACTAACAGTCAAAGAATCAGAGCCATTACCAACATAACCCTCAAGCTCACCAGTAATATTAGCATTAGTACCAATTTGAACACTAGCTACAATAATACTAGAATTAGTACTATTCTTAACAACTTCAAAAGTAGTACTATTAGTAAAAGCAGTATAATTATAATTACCAGCATAAGTAACATTAACAGTTATGTTTCCTGTACGATTAGTTGTGTAATTAAGACTCCAACCACCAGTAGAATTAATAGTAACATTATTATAAACATTACCATCAACACTAACAGTCAAAATATCAGAGCCATTACCAACATAACCCTCAAGCTCACCAGAAATAATAACATTAGTACCAATTTGAACACTAGCTACAATAATACTAGAATTAGTACTATTCCTCAACACTTCAAAACTAGTACTATTAGTAAAACCAGTATAATTATCATTACCAACATAGCTAACAGTAACAGTTATAGTTCCAGTACGATTAGTTGTATAATTAAAATTCCAACCACCAGTACCATTAACAGAAACATCTGTGTAAAGATTACCATCAACAGTAACATTAACACCAGCTATACCAGTAAAATTATCCAACTGACCAGAAATAGTAACATTATTGCCAATACTCACTGGATCATTACTAACAATTATACTAGAATTAGTAGTTAATTGGGCATTAAAAGCTACAGTATCATCTACATTATCTAAAGTAGCAGCTAAAGTTTGAACACCAGCTGTAGCTGTTGCATTATAAACAAAACCATCAACACGACTACTATTAAAATCAGCACCATTAAAAGTTCCATTAACAACAAAATCAGGTAAAAATTCAACACCATCATTACTAAGCGTAGTATTCAAAACTAACAACATAAAACTAACATTATCACCAAAATGAACACCATCCAAACTAGAAGTATTAGTAATATTCAAAATAAAATGATTAAGAGTATCAACACCCAAAATCATACCAGTAATATCATTAACACCCCACCAATTACGATCAAAACTACTATTATCATTATGACCAGTAATATTAACACCAACAGAAGCAATAATACGATTATACTCAACAGTAACATTAACCAATGAACCAACACTTAAACCAGTAAAATTCAAACCAGCATTAGTAGCAAAAATAGTATTACCACGAATAATAAAATCAGTCGCATTAGTAACACCATCATCATTATAGAAATAAAAACCATCACCATTAGTAGCATTAATAGTATTATTCAAGAAATTAACACCCTTAACATTACCATTATACAAAAGAACATAAACACCATAATTAACACCAGTAATGTTGTTGTTGGCGAAGGTTATATTGGTGTTGTTGCTGCTGGATGCAAACAGATCAACACCAGGGCCGGATGTTCCTGTGATGTTGTTGTTGGCGAAGGTTATATTGGTGTTGTTATCGGTGTATGCACGCATAAAAACACCATCGGATGTTCCTGTGATGTTGTTGTTGGCGAAGGTTATATTGGTGTTGTTGCTGCTGTATGCACCCAGATAAACACCATTGCTGGATTTTCCTATGATATTGTTGTTGGCGAAGGTTATATTAGTGTTGTTGCTCCTTTCTGCACCCAGATAAACACCACGTGATGTTCCTGTGATATTGTTGTTGGCGAAGGTTATATTAGTGTTGTTGCTGATGGTTACAATCAGAGTAACACCCTCGGATGCTGTTGTGATGTTGTTGTTGGCAAAGGTTATACTGATGTTTTTGTTGGTGGATGTAGACAGATAAACACCAGTTAATGTTCCTGTGATGTTGTTGTTGGCGAAGGTTATATTGGTGTTGTTGCTGCTGTATGCACCCAGATCAACACCAGTGCTGAATGTTCCTGTGATGTTGTTGTTGGCAAAGGTTATACTGATGTTTTTGCTGTAGGATGCCAACAGATAAACACCTCGTGATGTTCCTGTGATGTTGTTGTTTTCAAAAACCAAATTAGCAGACGAAACAGGACTACCAGTGCTACCATCACCTAAATATACACCAGAACGACCACCAGTTATATTATTACCACTAAATAAAACATCAAAAACAGTCTTATCAGTAGATTTACCGAATAAAGAAACAACACCACTATAATCAGTAGATATACTGGATTTAATAATATTATCCTTAATAACAACACCTGTTATAGGATTAGCACTACCACTACTACTTAAATTAATACTAAAACCAGAAGTAGTAATATTATTATCACTAACAGTCAAATCACTACAATTAGATTTTATAGCTGTAGCATAGCCACTAATAGTTAAATTAATAATCTTTACATTAGTAGCAGTAATATTAAACAAAGTACCACTAGATGTTGTGAATTTAGCACCACCACGGTTTTTACCAACAATAGTAGCATTACGGCTAATATTAAGCTGACCCCAACCACTATACTCACCATTAGCAAAACTAATCAATAACTCATTATCATTATCATTATTAATAACATTTTGAAACTGTTGAGTATTATTAGCTGTAGTAAAATTATGATTAGCTGCACTAGCACTAGATAAAGCTAAAAAGATAAATAAAACACATATAACAAAAATAATTGGCTTAAAAAGTCTATTTATTGTAAACATTTTCGTTTTTTCACCTCCTGATCCAATCAATCAGTATATATAAAAAATACATAGCACGATGAGAACACTCACTACGCTACAATAATATAATATAAAAAAACTACTATAAAAAACTTCCTACCCAAAAAAATAAAAAACAATAGCTATTCCCCCCCCCCCCCAATGCTGGCAAGTTAAGGATTTATTATTTACAGTTTTAAGTTATTAAAACTATTTTTAGCTTATTTAAATGATTTTTAGGAGTTATTTTTTTTCTTGTTTTTCTTTTTTTTTTGGTTAGTTGGGTTTCAATAGTAAATTTTATTAGTTATTATTTCTTATATATTAATATAGGGGGTTAATTGGAGTTTTTTTTATTATGGAATTATTTGATCGTGTTAATAGTGTGTTTGAAGATTTTAAAAGTGAGAGTATTGTTGAACAGGGTCGTTTATTTGAAAAGGCTTTTACTCGAAAGCGAAAATTGTCTTTTGATAGGGTTGCTCTTTTTTTGTTGAATAAAAATGGTTTAACTCAGACTTTAGAGGCTTATAACTTTAGTTTGGGGTTAAATATTGATAATTTTTCAAGACAAGCTTTTTGCCAAGCTAGAATGAAATTTAACCCAGAAATATTCAAAACCATTAGCGGTGGAATTTACGATTGTCTTAATAATATGATGATAGACTTCCAAATAGCACCATACAAGACCAGTGAAAAAGAATTAGCATATAAAAACATAGAAAAAGCTCTTAAATTATTTAAAAATGATGAAATTATCTTGATTTTTGACAGAGGATATCCATCAATCGAATTTTTCCAATTTCTCACAGAAAAAAACATTAAATTCATATTCAGAATCAAAAAAGACAACTACAAATTCCAAACAAACAAAATAGAAGGAAATAAAGGAATAATAAACCTAAAAACAAAGAAAAACCATCAAATAAGGATAAATTAAGTTTAAGAGTTAATAAAATCCCAACAAAAAACAATGAAGTAATTTTAATAAGTAATCTACCAATAAAAGAAGTATCCTACCATGAAATTACTGAATTATATCGTCAAAGATGGAAAATCGAGAAATCTTTTGAAATATTAAAAAATAAACTATATATAGAAAATATAAGTGGCTACAGCAAAATATCAGTTGAACAAGACTTTTATTCACAAATATTAACCTATAACATAGTGCAAGACATAAATAACAAAGCAAATGAGATTTTAAAACAAAAACAACAAACAAAAAAGCTTAAAAACAAGATCCAAAAAACAATAGGAAAAAAGGAAGAAAACAAGATAAAAATCAATATGAACCATTTAATAGGTTATTTCAGGAAAAATATCCTAAAAATATACCAAACAAGAAATATAATGAAAAAATATCAAATATTTAAAGAAATGGTAGAAATAGCAATCAAATCAGTAACATATGGAAAAGCAAACAGACATTTTAAAAGAACAAAAAAACGAACAACACCCAAGAACAAAACAAACATTAGAAGGAACTCATAAAAGAAAAAAAAACAAACAAACAAAAATAAGAATTTCAAGAAGAAATACAGAAAAATTAACAAAGATAGCGAAAGCTAACAACAATAAAAAAAATGGAAAACACTTTAAAATAAATAAAAAGACTTAAAAATACTTAAATTTAAAAATAAATCCTTAAATTACCAGCATTGGGGGAAATAACTGGAAAAAAACTGTTCGAAGATTACAAAAGTTGTATAATAAAATCTTTAATATTCGCAATGATGAATATCAGAAACTATCCACAGAAATAATCAAATCTTTTGATTTAATTGGTTTAGAAAACTTAGGGGTGAAAAGTATGATAAAAAACCCCAGATTAAGTCACAGTATCAGTCAAATATCATGGTCAAGACTTATTGATATGATAAAATACAAAGCCTCATGGTACGATAAAAAATGCATACAAATAAGTAAAGCTTTCCCATCATCAAAACTTTGTAACAAATGTGGATACAAAAAAGAAGATTTAACACTAGCTATCAGAGAATGGACTTGCCCAGAATGCAAAACCAAACATGATAGAGATATTAATGCTTCTATTAATATTCTTAACGAAGCTATTCGAATAAATAATGAATGTACCACTGGACAAGTGGGAATTTAAGATTGTGTCACTATGGAACATTGGTTCTATCTAAGCAATAAACTGTAGCTTATAAAAGAGAGCAAGAATCTCTGACTGAAACATCATAAAATAATCAGTCCGAGAGTATGTCAAGCCAATTCCAAGAAGTTTCAACTATTCTATCTAAATCTGAAAATTTAGGAGTCCAACCTAAAACATCAAAAGCTTTTTTAGAATCAGCTATTAATATATCCGGGTCCCCTTCTCTCCTATCAACCACTTCTTTTTTAATTTCAAATCCTGTGACTTTTTCACATACATCAATAACCTCCTTAACAGAAAACCCATTTCCATTACCAAGATTATAAACTTTTTCTATAGAATTCTCATTGTCAAGGCTCTTAAATGCTTTTATATGAGCCTGTGCAAGGTCATTTACATGAATATAATCCCTAATACATGTTCCATCAGGAGTATTATAGTCATTCCCAAATATATTAATTTTATCTCTTTTGCCTAAAGCTACGTCTAAAACAAGAGGAATAAGATGAGTTTCAGGATTATGATCTTCACCAATTTCACATTCAGGATCTGCACCAGAAGCATTAAAATACCTAAGAGCAGAATACTTAAAATCATTAGAACTAGATTGTGACTCTTTTTCTAATGCAAGTTCAACCATTAACTTCGACTTTCCATAAGGATTAATTGGATTTAATTCATGTTCCTCTTTAATTGGAATATTCTTGGGAATACCATATACAGCAGCAGTTGAAGAAAATATAAACTTATTCACATTATTTTCTCCCATAACCTTCAAAAGATTTAAAGTATTTTTATAATTATTTTTAAAATATTTAGCAGGATATTTAACAGAATCACCTACTGATGTAAAAGCTGCAAAATGCATTACTCCTTCAATATCAAATTTATTGAACACAGACCTAATAAATTCAATATCAGCCAATTCTCCCTTCTGAAAATCTCCCCATTTAACAGCATAGCTATGACCATTGATTAAATTATCTAAAACAACTGTATCAAAGCCTTCTTTATGAAGCTCTTTATTAACATGAGAACCTATGTATCCAGCACCACCAGTAACTAAAATCATTATTTAAACACCAAAAAACTTATTAATTTAGAGATATATTTAATTCATTATTATTTAAAATATTAGTAATCATTATATTTAAATCATAATCCATACAATATTCTTGTTTTGATAAAATTTATTTATTCAATAGATAATATTCTTTTTAAATAACACACCAACTATAAAATAAAATAAATATTATATAATTAAAATTAAAATTAATATATTATAATTAAAAAAATAGTTAAAATAGCAAGTAAATAATAGCTAAAATAACTATTAAAGATTATTCTTGAAATGGTTGTGGTAACTCACACACATCAGTACCCTTAGCAATATAGGAATAAACTAAAGCTGCTACAATTGCTCCTAAAATAGGACCAATTAAATAAATTGGATAAAACATCCAAAGATTTGCTCCACCAGCCAATAAATCAACTAAATATGGTCCAAAAGTACGAGCAGGGTTAATTGAAGCACCAGTAAATGCTCCTAAAACTGCAATAACTGCTGCAACAGTAAAACCAATTGATATTCCTGCAAAACCAGGATCTGCTTTTTTATCAACGGCTACACCCATAATTACAAGCATCAAGAAAAATGTACCTATAAATTCAGCGAAAAACGCTTGAAAGTAGCTAACCCCTAAACCTGGAGCAGTTGCACCTAAACCACCAATTGTCACAGATTGCATGCCTAAAACAGCTAAAAGAGCCAAACTTCCAATTATTGCTCCAATAAATTGGCCAACAAAATAATAACCAGAATCTTTTAAAGATATGTTTTTTGTAACCAGAAGACCAATAGTAACCGCAGGATTTAAGTGTGCACCAGATATTTTACCAAATAAATAAATACAAGCCATTACAGTAAGTCCAAAAACCAACCCAATTGCTATCCAATCTCCAAGACCTCCAAGAACACCAATACCAACATTACCAGGATCAAAAGTATCTGTAATGAGTAGAGTAACAACAGCCGAACCTGTTCCAAAAAATACTAATAAAAAAGTTCCAATAAGCTCAGCTAAGACTTTTCTTTCAATTCCACAGGTCATAAAACCACCTGAAAAAATATGAGCTAATATAGAAAAAATATAAATATTAAATTATAATTTAGATAATATTATGAATGTATAATATTATCAAATATATAATATTATGAAATATATAATAAATTATAATTTAAATAATAAATTACAATATTTCTTCCAATACTCTTAAATCGATGATAGTATAGCATATAAAAAGCTATAATATTATACAGCTTCTCTCCATTGGCAATAATGATGTCTAAAGTCTACAAGAGCTGCTGAAGCACAATTCTTACAACCTCTTACAGGAGCTGCAGGACTATCTTTATGAAGAGCAATAATATTAGTCATTAAAGTAGCTGTTACAGGTTCACTAGTTAAAAGACAAGGATAATCAGCTAATCTCATGAGAGATGAAAATCTAACAGAAATTGCACATGCAGGATATGTATATCTCTGTGGATTCATAACAATATCATTAGTTCTAACTGGATCAAGATCCACTTCAAAACCATTTACAATAGGAGTTAAATCTTCATCTTCACTGCTTCTCATTCTCCTTGCTTTATCAGTATATCCCCATCCCCGGTATATCATATCCATAAAATCACAATTATGAAGTT
It contains:
- a CDS encoding transposase yields the protein MPTKNNEVILISNLPIKEVSYHEITELYRQRWKIEKSFEILKNKLYIENISGYSKISVEQDFYSQILTYNIVQDINNKANEILKQKQQTKKLKNKIQKTIGKKEENKIKINMNHLIGYFRKNILKIYQTRNIMKKYQIFKEMVEIAIKSVTYGKANRHFKRTKKRTTPKNKTNIRRNS
- the galE gene encoding UDP-glucose 4-epimerase GalE: MILVTGGAGYIGSHVNKELHKEGFDTVVLDNLINGHSYAVKWGDFQKGELADIEFIRSVFNKFDIEGVMHFAAFTSVGDSVKYPAKYFKNNYKNTLNLLKVMGENNVNKFIFSSTAAVYGIPKNIPIKEEHELNPINPYGKSKLMVELALEKESQSSSNDFKYSALRYFNASGADPECEIGEDHNPETHLIPLVLDVALGKRDKINIFGNDYNTPDGTCIRDYIHVNDLAQAHIKAFKSLDNENSIEKVYNLGNGNGFSVKEVIDVCEKVTGFEIKKEVVDRREGDPDILIADSKKAFDVLGWTPKFSDLDRIVETSWNWLDILSD
- a CDS encoding beta strand repeat-containing protein, yielding MFTINRLFKPIIFVICVLFIFLALSSASAANHNFTTANNTQQFQNVINNDNDNELLISFANGEYSGWGQLNISRNATIVGKNRGGAKFTTSSGTLFNITATNVKIINLTISGYATAIKSNCSDLTVSDNNITTSGFSINLSSSGSANPITGVVIKDNIIKSSISTDYSGVVSLFGKSTDKTVFDVLFSGNNITGGRSGVYLGDGSTGSPVSSANLVFENNNITGTSRGVYLLASYSKNISITFANNNITGTFSTGVDLGAYSSNNTNITFANNNITGTLTGVYLSTSTNKNISITFANNNITTASEGVTLIVTISNNTNITFANNNITGTSRGVYLGAERSNNTNITFANNNIIGKSSNGVYLGAYSSNNTNITFANNNITGTSDGVFMRAYTDNNTNITFANNNITGTSGPGVDLFASSSNNTNITFANNNITGVNYGVYVLLYNGNVKGVNFLNNTINATNGDGFYFYNDDGVTNATDFIIRGNTIFATNAGLNFTGLSVGSLVNVTVEYNRIIASVGVNITGHNDNSSFDRNWWGVNDITGMILGVDTLNHFILNITNTSSLDGVHFGDNVSFMLLVLNTTLSNDGVEFLPDFVVNGTFNGADFNSSRVDGFVYNATATAGVQTLAATLDNVDDTVAFNAQLTTNSSIIVSNDPVSIGNNVTISGQLDNFTGIAGVNVTVDGNLYTDVSVNGTGGWNFNYTTNRTGTITVTVSYVGNDNYTGFTNSTSFEVLRNSTNSSIIVASVQIGTNVIISGELEGYVGNGSDILTVSVDGNVYNNVTINSTGGWSLNYTTNRTGNITVNVTYAGNYNYTAFTNSTTFEVVKNSTNSSIIVASVQIGTNANITGELEGYVGNGSDSLTVSVDGNVYNNVTINSNGGWSLNYTTNRTGNITVTVSYAGNDNYTGFTNATSFTVNLNDTNSTIIVNLDSVNIGNNVTISGQLVG
- a CDS encoding RNA-guided endonuclease TnpB family protein, coding for MGGNNWKKTVRRLQKLYNKIFNIRNDEYQKLSTEIIKSFDLIGLENLGVKSMIKNPRLSHSISQISWSRLIDMIKYKASWYDKKCIQISKAFPSSKLCNKCGYKKEDLTLAIREWTCPECKTKHDRDINASINILNEAIRINNECTTGQVGI
- a CDS encoding MIP/aquaporin family protein, producing the protein MTCGIERKVLAELIGTFLLVFFGTGSAVVTLLITDTFDPGNVGIGVLGGLGDWIAIGLVFGLTVMACIYLFGKISGAHLNPAVTIGLLVTKNISLKDSGYYFVGQFIGAIIGSLALLAVLGMQSVTIGGLGATAPGLGVSYFQAFFAEFIGTFFLMLVIMGVAVDKKADPGFAGISIGFTVAAVIAVLGAFTGASINPARTFGPYLVDLLAGGANLWMFYPIYLIGPILGAIVAALVYSYIAKGTDVCELPQPFQE
- a CDS encoding transposase, with the translated sequence MSFDRVALFLLNKNGLTQTLEAYNFSLGLNIDNFSRQAFCQARMKFNPEIFKTISGGIYDCLNNMMIDFQIAPYKTSEKELAYKNIEKALKLFKNDEIILIFDRGYPSIEFFQFLTEKNIKFIFRIKKDNYKFQTNKIEGNKGIINLKTKKNHQIRIN